A genomic region of Candidatus Pseudomonas phytovorans contains the following coding sequences:
- the murB gene encoding UDP-N-acetylmuramate dehydrogenase, with translation MSVQWQEQVSLKPYNTFGIDVKARYFSQAQDDQQVRQALNQAQQRGLSVLVIGGGSNLLLTRDIYALVLHMASRGRRVLSDEGEHIVVEAEAGEPWHAFVQWTLAQGYCGLENLSLIPGTVGAAPMQNVGAYGVEIKDVFAGLTALDRETGELHDFGLAECAFGYRDSLFKRNPGRWLILRVRFALSRTLQAHLDYGPVRQRLAEQGVAEPTAQAISDAICSIRREKLPDPVELGNAGSFFKNPVVSAEQVERIRAHYPAVVAYPLADGQAKLAAGWLIEQAGWKGHRDGDAGVHRLQSLVLVNYGQASGAQMHALARQIQADILERFGVVLEMEPNLY, from the coding sequence ATGAGCGTGCAGTGGCAGGAGCAGGTATCGCTGAAGCCGTACAACACCTTCGGCATCGACGTGAAGGCGCGCTACTTCAGCCAGGCGCAGGATGACCAGCAGGTGCGTCAGGCGCTGAACCAGGCGCAGCAGCGCGGCCTGTCGGTATTGGTCATTGGTGGCGGCAGCAACTTGCTGCTGACCCGCGATATCTACGCGCTGGTGCTGCACATGGCCAGCCGTGGTCGGCGGGTGCTCAGCGACGAGGGTGAACACATCGTGGTCGAGGCCGAGGCCGGTGAGCCGTGGCACGCGTTTGTGCAGTGGACACTGGCGCAGGGCTATTGCGGGCTGGAAAACCTCAGCCTGATCCCCGGCACCGTGGGCGCCGCGCCGATGCAGAACGTGGGCGCCTACGGGGTGGAAATCAAGGACGTGTTTGCCGGCCTTACTGCCCTGGACCGCGAGACGGGCGAGCTGCATGACTTCGGTTTGGCAGAATGTGCCTTCGGTTATCGCGACAGCCTGTTCAAGCGTAACCCCGGGCGCTGGTTGATCCTGCGCGTGCGTTTTGCCTTGAGCCGCACCCTGCAGGCCCATCTGGACTATGGCCCGGTGCGTCAGCGCTTGGCGGAGCAGGGCGTGGCCGAACCGACTGCACAGGCGATCAGTGATGCTATTTGCAGTATTCGCCGCGAAAAGCTGCCTGACCCGGTTGAGCTCGGCAATGCCGGGAGCTTTTTCAAGAACCCGGTGGTGTCGGCTGAGCAGGTCGAGCGTATTCGTGCGCATTATCCGGCAGTGGTGGCTTATCCTCTGGCCGATGGCCAGGCGAAGCTGGCGGCGGGCTGGTTGATCGAACAGGCGGGCTGGAAGGGCCATCGCGACGGTGATGCGGGCGTGCATCGCTTGCAGTCACTGGTGCTGGTCAACTACGGCCAGGCGAGCGGGGCGCAGATGCATGCGCTGGCCCGGCAGATCCAGGCGGATATCCTGGAACGGTTCGGCGTGGTGCTGGAGATGGAGCCTAACCTTTACTGA
- a CDS encoding low molecular weight phosphotyrosine protein phosphatase, producing the protein MRVLFVCLGNICRSPTAEGVLRHQLQAAGLADRVQVASAGTGDWHVGKAPDSRTCKAALARGYDLSPQRAQQVKAAHFAEYDLILAMDESNLSDLRALRPHSAVGELDLFLRRYGSVLDEVPDPYYGGADGFEQVLDLVEVACQALVLEIKGRL; encoded by the coding sequence ATGCGCGTCCTGTTCGTCTGCCTGGGCAATATCTGCCGCTCGCCCACCGCCGAAGGCGTGTTGCGCCATCAATTGCAGGCTGCGGGGCTGGCTGACCGGGTGCAGGTGGCGTCTGCCGGCACCGGCGACTGGCATGTCGGCAAGGCGCCCGACAGCCGTACCTGCAAGGCCGCGCTGGCACGTGGCTATGACCTTTCGCCGCAGCGTGCCCAGCAGGTCAAGGCGGCGCATTTTGCCGAGTACGACCTGATCCTGGCCATGGACGAGAGCAATCTGAGCGATCTGCGCGCCCTGCGCCCGCACAGCGCGGTGGGTGAACTCGACCTGTTCCTGCGCCGCTATGGCTCAGTGCTGGATGAAGTGCCTGACCCTTACTACGGCGGTGCCGACGGCTTCGAGCAGGTGCTCGACCTGGTTGAGGTGGCGTGCCAGGCACTGGTGTTGGAAATCAAGGGGCGGCTATGA
- the kdsB gene encoding 3-deoxy-manno-octulosonate cytidylyltransferase: MSLDFTVVIPARLRSTRLPGKPLLLIAGKPMVQHVWEQARKSGASRVVIATDDASILEACQAFGAEVLMTRADHESGTDRLAEVAAHLGLPADAIVVNVQGDEPLIPPVIIDQVAANLAAHPEAGIATLAEPIVEPETVFNPNAVKVVSDKNGLALTFSRAPLPWARDAFAKDRDVLPEGVPYRRHIGMYAYRVGFLQDFVGWGPCWLEQTEALEQLRALWHGVRIHVEDAIEAPAVGVDTPEDLERVRRLLEA, from the coding sequence ATGAGCCTGGACTTCACCGTGGTGATTCCGGCCCGGCTGCGCTCCACGCGTTTGCCCGGTAAGCCGTTGTTGCTGATCGCCGGTAAGCCGATGGTGCAGCATGTCTGGGAGCAGGCGCGCAAGAGCGGTGCCAGCCGTGTGGTCATTGCCACTGATGACGCCAGTATCCTTGAGGCCTGCCAGGCTTTCGGCGCCGAAGTGCTGATGACCCGCGCCGACCATGAATCGGGCACCGACCGCCTGGCCGAAGTGGCCGCGCATCTGGGCTTGCCGGCTGACGCCATCGTGGTCAACGTGCAGGGCGACGAGCCGCTGATCCCGCCAGTGATCATCGACCAGGTGGCGGCCAACCTGGCAGCGCATCCGGAAGCGGGTATCGCTACTTTGGCCGAGCCGATCGTCGAGCCGGAAACCGTGTTCAACCCCAACGCGGTCAAGGTGGTGAGCGACAAGAACGGCCTGGCCCTCACATTCAGCCGTGCGCCGCTGCCTTGGGCCCGCGATGCCTTTGCCAAGGACCGCGACGTGCTGCCGGAAGGCGTGCCGTATCGCCGCCACATCGGCATGTACGCCTACCGTGTTGGTTTTTTGCAGGACTTCGTTGGCTGGGGCCCATGCTGGCTTGAGCAAACCGAAGCGCTGGAGCAGTTGCGAGCCCTGTGGCACGGCGTGCGCATTCATGTCGAGGACGCCATCGAGGCGCCAGCCGTGGGCGTTGATACCCCTGAAGACCTTGAGCGCGTACGGCGCTTGCTGGAGGCTTGA
- a CDS encoding Trm112 family protein — protein MDTKLLDILACPITKGPLKLSADKTELISKGAGLAYPIRDGIPVMLESEARTLTDDERLDK, from the coding sequence ATGGACACCAAACTGCTCGATATCCTGGCCTGCCCGATCACCAAGGGCCCGCTCAAGCTCAGCGCCGACAAGACCGAGCTGATCAGCAAGGGCGCCGGCCTGGCCTACCCGATCCGCGACGGTATTCCGGTCATGCTGGAAAGCGAAGCGCGCACCCTGACTGACGACGAGCGCCTGGACAAATGA
- the lpxK gene encoding tetraacyldisaccharide 4'-kinase, whose product MGFADRLLAAWYAGHPALALLRPLEALYRRVVTRKRARFLSGESASYRAPVPVIVVGNITVGGTGKTPMILWLIEHCRQQGLKVGVVSRGYGAKPPQLPWRVQADQPADQAGDEPLLIVQRTGVPLMIDPDRSRAVQALLASEPLDLILCDDGMQHYRLARDLELVLIDAARGLGNGRCLPAGPLREPAERLQGADAVLFNGASADRTDGFGFCLQPSVLVNLRSGERRALDHFPAGQRLHAVAGIGNPQRFFNTLLGLNWQPVPHPFADHAQFSAQSLAFNPPLPLVMTEKDAVKCRAFAADDWWYLAVEAQPTPAFSAWFDSQLQRLLHKP is encoded by the coding sequence ATGGGTTTCGCCGACCGTTTGCTTGCCGCCTGGTACGCCGGGCACCCGGCATTGGCACTGCTGCGCCCGCTGGAGGCGCTGTACCGCCGGGTGGTCACGCGTAAGCGGGCACGCTTTCTCAGTGGCGAAAGCGCCAGCTACCGGGCGCCGGTGCCGGTTATCGTGGTGGGCAACATCACGGTCGGCGGCACCGGCAAGACGCCGATGATCCTCTGGCTGATCGAACACTGCCGCCAACAAGGGCTGAAAGTGGGCGTGGTCAGCCGTGGCTATGGTGCCAAGCCGCCACAGCTGCCTTGGCGGGTGCAGGCTGACCAGCCGGCCGATCAGGCGGGCGATGAACCGCTGCTGATCGTGCAGCGTACCGGTGTGCCGCTGATGATCGATCCCGACCGCTCCCGCGCCGTGCAGGCGTTGCTGGCCAGCGAACCGCTCGACCTGATCCTGTGCGACGACGGCATGCAGCACTATCGCCTGGCCCGTGACCTGGAGCTGGTACTGATCGACGCCGCCCGCGGTCTGGGCAATGGCCGCTGCCTGCCGGCCGGCCCTTTGCGCGAGCCCGCCGAACGCCTGCAGGGCGCCGACGCGGTGCTGTTCAATGGTGCCAGTGCCGATCGCACCGATGGTTTTGGCTTCTGCCTGCAGCCGTCCGTGCTCGTCAACCTGCGCAGCGGCGAGCGTCGCGCCCTCGACCATTTTCCCGCAGGTCAGCGCCTGCACGCGGTGGCCGGTATCGGTAACCCGCAACGTTTCTTCAATACCCTGCTGGGGCTAAACTGGCAGCCGGTGCCGCATCCCTTCGCCGATCATGCACAGTTCAGCGCCCAGAGCCTGGCCTTCAACCCGCCGCTGCCGCTGGTGATGACCGAGAAGGACGCGGTGAAATGCCGGGCCTTCGCCGCTGACGACTGGTGGTACCTGGCCGTCGAGGCGCAGCCCACACCGGCTTTCAGTGCCTGGTTCGACAGCCAGTTGCAGCGCCTGCTGCACAAGCCCTGA
- a CDS encoding biopolymer transporter ExbD yields the protein MKFRRNRQRENVDINLASLIDVVFVLLLFFVVTTTFTRETQLRVELPEAASAGQAPADEGKLVEITISAEGVYSVNNHLLPKSDLATLSEAIERESGGDNKLPLAISADGKTPHQAVVTAMDAAGKLGFSQLRMTTVEAAQGTP from the coding sequence GTGAAGTTCCGGCGCAATCGCCAGCGCGAGAACGTCGACATCAACCTGGCGTCGCTGATCGACGTGGTGTTCGTGCTGCTGCTGTTCTTCGTGGTCACCACCACCTTTACCCGCGAGACCCAGCTACGCGTCGAGCTGCCTGAAGCCGCCAGCGCGGGGCAGGCGCCGGCCGACGAGGGCAAGCTGGTGGAAATCACCATCAGCGCCGAAGGCGTGTATTCGGTGAACAACCATCTGTTGCCCAAGAGCGACCTGGCCACCTTGAGCGAGGCCATCGAGCGCGAGTCGGGCGGTGACAACAAGCTGCCGTTGGCCATCAGCGCTGACGGCAAGACCCCGCACCAGGCTGTGGTTACCGCAATGGATGCCGCCGGCAAGCTCGGCTTCAGCCAGCTGCGCATGACCACCGTCGAGGCGGCCCAGGGCACGCCTTGA
- a CDS encoding MotA/TolQ/ExbB proton channel family protein — protein sequence MWELVKSGGWMMLPIILSSIAAMAIVVERLWTLRASRVTPPHLLGQVWMWIKDKQLTSDKLKALRADSPLGEILAAGLANSRHGREIMKECIEEAASRVIHELERYIGTLGTIAAMAPLLGLLGTVLGMIDIFSAFMGSQMTTNAAVLAGGISKALVTTAAGLMVGIPAVFFHRFLLRRIDELVVGMEQEAIKLVEVIQGDREVEVAGGKA from the coding sequence GTGTGGGAATTGGTCAAGTCCGGTGGCTGGATGATGCTGCCGATCATTCTGAGTTCCATCGCCGCCATGGCTATCGTCGTCGAGCGCCTGTGGACCCTGCGCGCCAGTCGCGTCACCCCGCCGCACCTGCTGGGCCAGGTCTGGATGTGGATCAAGGACAAGCAACTGACCAGTGACAAGCTCAAGGCCCTGCGCGCCGATTCGCCGCTGGGCGAAATCCTCGCCGCAGGCCTGGCCAACTCGCGTCACGGTCGCGAAATCATGAAAGAGTGCATCGAGGAAGCCGCCTCGCGCGTCATCCACGAACTGGAGCGCTACATCGGTACCCTCGGCACCATCGCTGCCATGGCCCCGCTACTGGGCCTGCTGGGTACCGTACTGGGCATGATCGACATCTTCAGTGCCTTCATGGGCTCGCAGATGACCACCAACGCTGCGGTGCTGGCCGGTGGTATTTCCAAGGCGCTGGTTACCACAGCAGCCGGCCTGATGGTCGGTATTCCGGCGGTGTTCTTCCACCGTTTCCTGCTGCGCCGCATCGATGAACTGGTGGTGGGGATGGAACAAGAGGCGATCAAGCTGGTGGAAGTGATCCAGGGCGACCGTGAAGTGGAAGTGGCCGGAGGCAAGGCGTGA
- a CDS encoding DNA internalization-related competence protein ComEC/Rec2 translates to MRTGMFALALGLLCLGFLPTLPSVGWLLLLAGCAVGSLFTRVWPLGILLLGLCWACWSAQGALDDRLAPALDGRTLWLEGRVVGLPARTAQGVRFELEAAHSRRAELPQRLQLSWFDGPPLRAGEQWRLAVTLQRPGGLLNPYGPDREAQLLARRIGATGTVKSGQLLAPVDGGWRDTLRQRLLAVEANGRQAALVALVLGDGAGLAREDWQVLQATGTVHLLVISGQHIGLVAGLLYGLVAGLARWGLWPARLPWLPWACGLAMAAALAYGWLAGAGVPVQRACLMLAVVLLWRLRFRHLGAFLPLLLALVTVLLVEPLAALLPGFWLSFGAVATLIYCFSARLGGWRPWQAWTRAQWVIAIGLLPVLLAVGLPVSLTAPLANLVAVPWISLAVLPLALLGTLLLPLGGAGELLLWLAGGLLDVLFRGLALVAQQRPAWVPAALPLWAWLLVCLGALLVLLPRGVPLRGLGGVMLLALWVPRETVPFGQVEVWQLDVGQGLAVLLRTRHHNLLYDAGPARGESDLGERVVLPTLRKLGVASLDLLLVSHAHADHAGGAAAIQRGLPIGRVIGGEALDDVELQHCASGEQWEWDGVRFSLWRWAGGRSSNDRSCVLLVEAQGERLLLAGDIEAGAERAWLAANDSPRVDWLQSPHHGSRSSSTEAFIRATAPRGVLISRGRNNSFGHPHAQVVERYRRHGVKMHDTAVEGALRLMLGGQGEIESVRGQRRFWRDVVGG, encoded by the coding sequence ATGCGCACAGGGATGTTTGCGCTCGCACTTGGGCTGTTGTGCCTGGGTTTTCTCCCCACATTGCCATCGGTCGGATGGCTGCTACTGCTGGCGGGCTGCGCCGTCGGCAGCCTGTTTACCCGAGTGTGGCCGCTGGGCATTCTTCTGCTGGGTTTGTGCTGGGCGTGCTGGTCTGCACAAGGGGCGCTGGATGATCGCCTTGCTCCCGCACTTGATGGCCGCACGTTGTGGCTGGAGGGGCGGGTGGTCGGCTTGCCGGCCCGAACTGCACAAGGTGTGCGCTTCGAGTTGGAGGCAGCGCACTCGCGCCGCGCCGAGTTGCCACAACGCCTGCAACTGAGCTGGTTCGACGGGCCGCCGCTGCGGGCCGGTGAGCAGTGGCGGCTGGCCGTGACCTTGCAGCGGCCGGGCGGGCTGCTCAACCCGTATGGGCCAGACAGAGAGGCGCAGTTGCTGGCGCGTCGCATCGGCGCTACCGGTACGGTCAAGAGTGGGCAGTTGCTGGCACCTGTAGACGGTGGTTGGCGCGACACGCTGCGCCAGCGCCTGCTGGCGGTCGAGGCCAATGGCCGGCAGGCGGCGTTGGTAGCGCTCGTGCTTGGCGACGGCGCGGGCCTGGCTCGGGAGGACTGGCAGGTGTTACAGGCCACCGGCACGGTGCACCTGCTGGTGATTTCCGGGCAACACATCGGCCTGGTGGCCGGTTTGCTGTATGGCCTGGTAGCCGGGCTGGCGCGTTGGGGGCTGTGGCCCGCCCGGTTGCCGTGGCTGCCTTGGGCGTGTGGCCTGGCCATGGCGGCGGCGCTGGCCTATGGCTGGCTGGCTGGTGCGGGTGTGCCGGTGCAGCGCGCCTGCCTGATGCTGGCGGTGGTGCTGCTGTGGCGCCTGCGTTTTCGTCATCTTGGGGCTTTTCTACCGTTGCTGTTGGCGCTGGTTACCGTGTTGCTGGTCGAGCCGCTAGCGGCATTGCTCCCCGGCTTCTGGCTATCGTTTGGCGCCGTGGCCACGCTTATCTATTGTTTCAGTGCCCGCTTGGGTGGGTGGCGGCCCTGGCAAGCCTGGACGCGCGCGCAATGGGTGATTGCCATCGGTTTGCTGCCGGTGCTGCTGGCCGTGGGTTTGCCTGTGAGCCTGACTGCGCCGCTGGCCAACCTGGTGGCGGTGCCGTGGATCAGCCTGGCAGTGTTGCCGTTGGCACTGCTGGGTACCTTGCTGCTGCCGCTGGGTGGGGCAGGGGAGCTGTTGTTGTGGCTGGCAGGCGGGTTGTTGGATGTGCTGTTCCGCGGGCTGGCGCTGGTGGCTCAGCAACGGCCGGCGTGGGTGCCGGCGGCCTTGCCATTATGGGCATGGTTGCTGGTCTGCCTGGGCGCATTGCTGGTGCTGCTGCCCCGTGGCGTGCCGCTGCGAGGATTGGGTGGGGTGATGCTGCTGGCCCTTTGGGTCCCCCGGGAGACGGTGCCGTTCGGGCAGGTCGAGGTCTGGCAGCTGGATGTCGGCCAAGGCTTGGCGGTGCTGTTGCGCACACGGCATCACAACCTGCTGTACGACGCCGGGCCGGCCAGGGGCGAAAGCGACCTTGGTGAGCGGGTGGTGCTGCCGACCTTGCGTAAACTGGGCGTGGCTAGCCTGGATCTGCTGCTGGTCAGTCATGCCCATGCTGATCATGCCGGCGGTGCTGCGGCCATACAGCGTGGTTTGCCAATCGGTCGGGTGATCGGTGGCGAAGCACTGGACGATGTCGAGCTGCAACATTGTGCCAGCGGCGAGCAATGGGAATGGGATGGCGTGCGTTTTTCGCTGTGGCGCTGGGCGGGTGGTCGGAGCAGCAATGACCGCTCCTGTGTGCTGCTGGTCGAGGCGCAGGGTGAGCGGTTGCTGTTGGCGGGTGATATTGAAGCCGGGGCCGAACGGGCCTGGCTGGCGGCAAACGATTCCCCTCGCGTCGACTGGCTGCAGTCACCGCACCATGGCAGCCGCAGTTCGTCCACCGAGGCGTTCATTCGCGCCACGGCGCCGCGCGGGGTGCTGATCTCGCGTGGGCGCAACAATAGCTTCGGGCACCCGCATGCGCAGGTGGTCGAGCGCTATCGTCGGCATGGGGTGAAGATGCATGACACGGCTGTGGAGGGCGCACTGCGGTTGATGCTGGGCGGGCAGGGAGAGATTGAAAGTGTGCGCGGACAGCGGCGGTTCTGGCGTGATGTTGTGGGTGGCTGA
- a CDS encoding DUF2062 domain-containing protein, which produces MPRRLFKRYMPDPTSIREHKSLRFFGKLLHDPNLWHLNRHSVARAMGVGLFAALIPIPMQMLLAAALAIPVRGNLPIAVSLVWLTNPLTMPPVFFVTYMTGAWLMQVPPRTLPDELTFEWITDQLATVWQPFLLGSVVCGVVLGVAAYFTTLLYWRWWIGRQWRRRKLRCLCTHAAAADQQPDAQRVEHRSGDQHEGNRRANADIRHP; this is translated from the coding sequence ATGCCGCGCCGACTTTTCAAACGCTACATGCCGGACCCGACCAGCATTCGGGAACACAAGTCCTTACGCTTTTTCGGCAAGTTGCTGCACGACCCGAACCTCTGGCATCTGAACCGCCATTCGGTGGCACGGGCCATGGGCGTGGGCCTGTTCGCGGCACTGATCCCCATCCCCATGCAGATGCTGCTGGCGGCGGCGCTGGCGATTCCGGTACGTGGCAACCTGCCGATTGCCGTGAGCCTGGTGTGGCTGACCAACCCGCTGACCATGCCGCCGGTGTTCTTCGTCACCTACATGACCGGGGCGTGGCTGATGCAGGTTCCACCGCGCACCCTGCCTGACGAATTGACCTTCGAATGGATCACCGACCAGCTGGCGACAGTCTGGCAGCCGTTCTTGCTAGGCTCGGTGGTATGCGGGGTGGTGTTGGGCGTGGCCGCCTACTTCACCACCCTGCTGTACTGGCGCTGGTGGATCGGCCGGCAGTGGCGCCGGCGCAAGCTCCGTTGCTTATGCACGCATGCCGCGGCCGCTGACCAGCAGCCGGACGCACAGCGTGTAGAGCACCGCAGTGGCGACCAGCATGAAGGTAATCGCCGTGCCAATGCTGATATCCGACACCCCTAG
- a CDS encoding ABC transporter permease produces the protein MSVELRTNWVALNTIVYREVRRFLRIWPQTLLPPAITMVLYFVIFGNLIGRQIGDMGGFTYMQYIVPGLIMMSVITNSYGNVVSSFFGSKFQRSIEELMVSPVSPHTILVGYVLGGVLRGLAVGVIVTILSMFFTDLQVHHLGVTVVVVLLTATIFSLLGFVNAVFARNFDDISIIPTFVLTPLTYLGGVFYSINLLPPFWQTVSLANPVLHMVNSFRYGILGVSDISIGTAITFMLVATAVLYTLCVRLLVSGRGMRA, from the coding sequence ATGAGTGTGGAACTGCGCACCAACTGGGTCGCCCTGAATACCATCGTCTACCGCGAAGTACGGCGCTTTCTGCGCATCTGGCCGCAGACCCTGCTGCCGCCGGCGATCACCATGGTGTTGTACTTCGTCATCTTCGGTAACCTGATCGGCCGGCAGATCGGCGACATGGGTGGCTTCACCTACATGCAGTACATCGTGCCGGGGCTGATCATGATGTCGGTGATCACCAACTCGTACGGCAACGTGGTGTCGAGCTTCTTCGGCAGCAAATTCCAGCGTTCCATCGAAGAGCTGATGGTGTCGCCGGTCTCGCCGCACACCATCCTTGTCGGTTATGTGCTGGGTGGCGTGCTGCGCGGTTTGGCGGTGGGGGTGATCGTGACCATCCTGTCGATGTTCTTCACAGACCTGCAGGTGCATCACCTGGGCGTGACCGTGGTCGTGGTGCTGCTGACGGCTACCATCTTCTCGCTGCTGGGCTTCGTCAACGCGGTATTTGCGCGCAACTTCGATGACATTTCGATCATCCCGACCTTCGTGCTGACACCGCTGACCTACCTGGGCGGGGTGTTCTACTCGATCAACCTGCTGCCGCCATTCTGGCAGACCGTGTCGCTGGCCAACCCGGTGCTGCACATGGTCAACTCGTTCCGCTACGGCATCCTAGGGGTGTCGGATATCAGCATTGGCACGGCGATTACCTTCATGCTGGTCGCCACTGCGGTGCTCTACACGCTGTGCGTCCGGCTGCTGGTCAGCGGCCGCGGCATGCGTGCATAA